The Culex pipiens pallens isolate TS chromosome 2, TS_CPP_V2, whole genome shotgun sequence DNA window ACtgacttttcaaaatttgtcgaAAACTGCTTCataaggtactttgaacactgaTCTACCAAGGTCAACATGGTTTCATACCATTccgtttgaatttaattcgtatgtttaattttaagataaaatcaTAAACCTATcatagtcaccccggctatcaatgtCATCCAGTTTTATGGTATGTAcaactattcaaaatatttttaaatgaaatgaaaaaaaaaaataagaaaaacgtaGGTATTCGGAATTTTTCCTTACTCCTCCACTGAGAGTTAGCAAGATACTAGttttctctttgtttacaattttactTTGGCCCAATAACATTGTTTCGAttggaatttatttgaatttcaaaacataatttaaaaatgtcaacttATATTAAATGTAGGTAGTTTATtagttttgataaataaaataatacaaagaaatattttttcccacAATTTAAATATAAGTCGTTTTGAACGAAACTCCTGATTTCTTTAATATTCACTCAAATTTGATATTCAAATTGAATGCATCTTCACTAGCATCTTCATTTATTTactgaaacttaaattttatttcttttggatttTCTTGTTCAAATGCGCCTTTTTGCAACTATGCcatttttgaagacaaaaacaacaaccaaaacaaatacaaataattcaaaaaatcgctgaaaaaattGCCACCCGCAGCTCCGGGACTTCTCGAGCACCTATCTTGGCTACTCGACGGATCCCCtatgaactttttcttcgctgaatgaactcgaatgctaatttagctttagctttgctaCTCGCGGGGCGAAAGTTGGGGTGCAAACATGTTGGGAGCAAAtcggatgaactcttcgaaaattttgaaaatgatattttattgataTACGCAATCAATTTGGACATACAATGAAATTAgaagcatgttctatcatgCTAGAATATAGTTTCATTGATTTTGATCAACAAAACggctagaatttgaaaatgattaatttagatccccgcggtgggcttgattcAGTAGCCAAATTAGCTCTCAGCGAAGCGGAAACGTGCATTAGGTACGGAGCAAAGCTAAAACTGGGAATCCAACCGATAGGTTTGCAACGCAATTTgatctctgcggtggagatgccctaaaaagtgcaaaaataagtaaaaaaaaaattctcttaaaccataaaatatttgcgcaagcttcaaaaagtgttttataaatctgaacaaaacctaaaaaattGCCTTGCATAACCAATTGCAATGAGTTTCCACAAATTTTAGAGTGTAGCGCGTTTTCTTTGCCAATCACAGCAGAATCCATCTTTTCGGGAAACGTCAAACCTGAAAAACCTCCCAATCTGACATTTCCACCCCCAAAAATTAATCGGTTTTCGGCAGTCTCCAAGCAACAAAGCGCATATTTTATTAATCGTTAAAAAGGAGGTGTTGCTAACCATTGTTCCCCCTTTAAAAGCCACTATCGTGACCGTCTTGTTCCGATCAGTACGTCGCGACAATCCCGAGCGTTCGCACGCAGGTTCCTTTGTGTTTACGTGTGACCCTCCAACCAGGCAGACAGCACCATGGCAGAAATGAAGCCCGAGATCGACAGCGAAGCCGAGGCCTACTCGCTTGGCAGCAATGTGGACCCCAAGAACGTCCAGGAGTTGACCATCTACGTAAGAATTTGACTTTGGAAATTTACTGCTTGACGATACTTTGATGAGTGTTATCTCCCAGGTTCAAAATCTGCTGCAGAACGTCCAGGACAAGTTCCAGACCATGTCGGACCAGATCATTTCGCGCATCGACGACATGGGCAACAGGATAGACGACCTGGAGAAGAACATTTCGGATCTGATGCAGCAGGCGGGCGTCGAGGGAGGCGAGAAGTGAGTCCACGCCCCGCGGACCACTCGATAAAACCTCAAGTAACTTAGAATGCTTTTAATTTTACGTTAAGTCTAACACCCCACACGTCATTTAGTGTACAGCCTGTAAACATAAGTTGAAAGGCGATTTCCCCCCTTGGAGAAGCGTTAGAAATTAAGAGACATCCTTAATCGGTATGATTTGGCAGAAGGTTAGGCTTTATCGATAAAatacataagtttttttttctgtttttattgtAACCACctaaaaacaaacacacacatatgGATCTACAAACAAGTAAACTGGGACGAACGCGGAAGCCAAAAAGAAAATACAAATTCCAATCTTAGAGCACACAGTAACGTGCAAAGCGTTCAAATCTTAATGTTCCGAACAATTCCATTTATCGATTTAATAACGAACGTCTTCATGGGACTTTGGCGACCGCCGTTACTTGGTGGCTTTGGGAGGGATTCTTCAACATTCTGGAGAAACAAAGAAAGCGTTAAGAGTTGAACTAAAGTCTATTGTATGTTCAATTGTTGTAATCTTTCAGCTTAATAATGGTAAACTTGGGATCAACCTTGGTCGGTTTTGtctgctgctgcttcttctGGGACGGCTTCTCGACGGAATCATCGGTTCCACTGTCGGTCTCGGTGTCGCTGTCGCTATCGTCGGTGGAAGTGTTTGAATCTTCCGATAGGTCACGTTTGGGAGAATCcttgaatgaatgaaaattcgTTAGAATTAAGAATAAttcattgaaattaaattaaaaaaaaaatttagagtaATCCCCATCTTACCAGCGAATCCGTCGACCGCCGCAGCGATTTGCCCCGCTTGCCAACGCCGCCACCGCTACTTCCTCCCTTGTGCTTGCTTCCGCTGGCCAATATCTGCAACGGGTCCTTCGGCGGTACACTAGCCTCCTCCTCCTGCTCCTGGGACGAGTTGAGCGAGTTTGAGCTCAAACTCTTGTTGCGTCGGCCTCCGCCGGAGCTGCCGGTGGCCGCAAACATCGAACTTAGCGCGCCCATGGACTGGGACTTGATGCGCTGAAGG harbors:
- the LOC120412827 gene encoding heat shock factor-binding protein 1; protein product: MAEMKPEIDSEAEAYSLGSNVDPKNVQELTIYVQNLLQNVQDKFQTMSDQIISRIDDMGNRIDDLEKNISDLMQQAGVEGGEK